Genomic DNA from Clupea harengus unplaced genomic scaffold, Ch_v2.0.2, whole genome shotgun sequence:
CTCACGCGCTTATCTCCGACAGGCTCTCGGAGGACGTGCTGCAGGGCTTCACCTGCTCTCGCGTGAGGAGGTTCCAGAGGAGAAAAACCAGACGCCTCATCAGGGCCTGCCGGCGCAGGAGGAACAGAAGGAGGGTGATTCTTCGCCAGACACAGGTGGGTGTGCTAAAGAGGCTCAAACGTTAGATTCATcatcatttacacatttcatCATCTTCAGCACTGTATCAAACTCAACAACTCATGGCTTTCATGTTATACTGATTTCATTAGCACTATATCAAACTCAACAAGTCATGGCTTTCATGTGATACTAAGTTCATTATCACTGTATCAAACTCAACAAGTCATGGCTTTCATGTGATACTGAGTTCATTATCTTGGGTCTGCTGTTGGCTAGTTCTGATAGATGATCTCCAAAATTGTAATATATTTCTAAGACATTTTTCTTACTTACAAATAACGACATAATGGGTCCATATTGTCTTTTTGTATCCAGCTGACCTGCATGTACAACTTCATCAAAGCTGAAAAGCCACAAGACTTTGCCAACTATCCCTCAGACATGTTGTTGTATTACAAGTAAGTCGCACCATCGTGTTACTCTCTGCCTAGAGCTGGACATAAAAAGCAATTTGTAAGTAGGACCTATGAATGTTGGAGTGAATAATTgccatgttttttatttgcatttgtgaaCTAATCCAATGTCTTGTGAAGGCTGTGCTCAACGTAGTAGTGCAGATTCAAACAGTAAACAGCCAAGGGGAGTACTGTGTTTATCAATTTGTGGGATAGTTGAAGTAGGGAAGCCAGCACTGCTTGCACAGTAAGTGCTACAAGTTACAATTTAGACTTGCTTTGTTGTCTCCAGATGTTGTACTCCTGTCATGATGTGCCCAAATAATGTCTGACCTCATGTGACTGCCTGACTTACCCACAGAGGTTTGGTTAAGTGTTCAAGTGTTAAGGGTGTACACTTTTTGTATTATACCTCTAGCTATGCAGACATTCCACAAGCCAACTGCACGTCGTATTTCacagagacaggaaaggcagaCTTCACCGTTTTAACCAGGGCACTAAGAAGAAGGAGGGCCATTCTGGTGAACAATGCTAGACAATGCCTGGTAAGCTGTGTTTGACACAATATAAACTTCATAGTTTGTATtgtatgtttattttgtatatttagtaggtttattatatgtttatcatatgtgtaaattatgtccagagtacttatatgttatgttatgttacattatgttatgtgatgttatgttatgttgggTTGCTGTGCagtgtcttgtcttaagaatttcagtgcccagtctgaatctgtgttgttctgtgcatctgacaagatctaaaagacttgaaacttgaaacttgaaacaaTACAACCCAAAAACAAATTTAGAAAATGTCTTTGAGTATTCCTCAAACTGTGAACTGATCCAACAGGGCATCAGAGATACGACCATAAGCCGTCCAAATGTGGAGGTGCTGGGCAACATGGCCTGTATCTTGGATCGGCCTTACATTCAGAACTCGGACCCAGAGATCATAGAGAAAATGAAGAACTGCAACGACTTCAGTGATGCGCAGAGTTCTGCCATGCAAACAGTTCTCATTCAGGGCAACACCAAATATGGGTGAGTGTTACGAAAAGATGAaaatattaattattatttgaaACATTTTTGACACAGATAAAAAAAGTAATCTTGTTGTCATCTACATGAGATGCATGATTATTCTGTAATGTCCAGTGTTCCTGGAAGATTCATGCGAGCTGATGGAAATGGGAATGAACAGACTTTGTCATAGAGCAGGGGTCATAGAGCAGGGGTCGGCAACTTGCCGCTCCCAAGCcacatgtaataataataataataataataataataataattaatttaatttatagcgcactctatattcATCTGAATCTCACatgtgcgtctctctctctccctggctttgtaaaaaaaaaatatatatatgggccattctaccgaattggtgcaaagtcaggttggaaatattttgaaaatgtgtatgttttattcccaaaactttgtccgtatatatattgtaccatatctaaagtacacatatctagtaaatgaaccatcaatttttatattgtattttcagaatgtgttggaatgtttttcctctcccaaaaattgtcactactgaaacatagtaataaactatagtaaaaacgtattattattaatctgttcagattgtgtttccttcccttctctgaagagtatttttaccaatatttcttgaaggttttcacaatgaaatcaataaaaatgaaatttttaccaaatttcaaagttcaattcaTACAATtcaagtgcaatatttctttgtaaattgcaaaatactgatcatattgattccagagttgatgattgattaaattgaacatacattaaaccaattagtatcataacattttagttgataactcaatatactttattttttacaaaacatccagtgtttcggtagtgactgcactgtttcggtagtgacagtactgtttcggtagtgaccacagtattttctttgcaaggttgtatcatatttcctcaaccttattgcttaatcttaactcataccatgctttaggttgggaatattaaaaacacaaatgtgttgtgcttttgctgtcttttcctccatgattttatgaccttcttttgctccctgttggataaatcactgatacatttcaactttccttcttcctttcggtttttatttctttctctttccttccttaaatattcttggtgtttcactgggtcatccctcactctttttcggtattctctcagcctctctgctccactttttccttttggcattttggtgtcttatgattctttctctcctgaacaatttcagatagaaatcagcattatctacatctttaccatttagtccacataacacatttatttcaaaatgatgggattgaactacttactaTTCCAtttggtcactaccgaaacgattatgtcactaccgaaacgatcatgtcactactgaaactttaccatatgttttgttaatgactgtttcggtagtgacggtttcggtagtgacaattctagctaaatttgagcataaataaataattctagcaatcacatggctagcaaacaaatctttgcaATCTTTGCatctttgcataaaaccccaaaaaaacaaaaaaatgtgtttggtagtgacaattcttaaggttacacactgattttcagactttggaacacagttatatcaaaagtatgggatctagctacttaccattcagccatgagggacagggatgcagtatcactgcctggttataaatgcaggggtgtggctaaaaaacaggctcagccaacggactaaaactcctgtgtttcggtagtgacataaaaactatggacatgattttttgagtatagtttatttttttttaaattaaacccacaataaatctaaatcttccaagttctgtttaaacttaatcataaagatctttgaaattacatcattgaaaaaaatcaaaaaaatgtaaaaagtgttatttttgataactgaaatttagatgtcagggttggggacagctacttcccaatagaaagtactctataaatgatgattttgtatatatttagcttatccctatctcatttaatgtcttgggtttaaatataccataacatgttcttagtaaatatctatgtctgaatacttaattgttttgtaaatagtttttcttgttgtgggaccacactttgcaccaattcggtagaatggcccatatattgTATCATTGTTGTAGGCCTAAAGTCACCTTCACATAATCACATAATTTGGTGTAGCCTATACACCAAATAAAACATTATGTTTTAACACTTCGTCAAGTGAAGAGGCACCAAAACATTGCATTATTGTAATGGGAATACAAAGTGCCAAATAATCATAAATAGCTTACCGCAGCCACCTTGTGGTAAAACATATTAATGAAAGCTCATTTAGACATTTAGTAATGCTCATTTAGACTAATAGGCTGTGGTAGCTGCATATAAAAGGCTCAATATTTTTTGCATCTCtggaaagttttttttgtgtatctGGTCAAAAATTGCTCTTTAAATGATAAAGGTTGCCAACCCCTGCTGTAGGGGGACGTCATCACCAGATGATGTTATCTAGTTCTGGTTATGGTACTCACACCTCTTTATAgttggtagagtgtgtgagataaTTATTAGTTAGATAATATGCActactatatgtgtgtatatactgtgtatatatatatatatatatatatatatatatatatatatattataaggTGGTTACTAAGGTGTGCTAAGTGGTCACATGATATACCAACCGGTATTGTATACCAAGGATAGTTGAATTGCCTTAAAATACAGTAATACCAGAatgtgcaggcatgtgtgtttgatacgTGCAACTTTTTGTATTACTTTGCCACACTAAAAAGGTAGAAGACTCACCCACATACATAGGCAGATGACGTCTCTCAGATGTAGGTTCTGACGAGGCATAAACCTaatcctcatcttcctccttttcAGACCACCATCCAGGTGGAGACGGAAGACCCTTAATGACCTGGGAATTCTTCCACTGTACTTTTCCCATGATTTCTGGAGAAGATTCAACCGGGTAGGCTGGTCATGCCATCAGGCTGTTGGTTTGGTTTCCATTCAGTAAATCTTTACCTGGCTGGATATTTACCAAGTACATTTTTCTTAACAGAGAACTCAGCGAAACTTTTTGAAAAAGTTCCTGAGAAGTCTGAGACGGAGGAAAACTCAGAAAAGGAAAATGAAGAGACTGTTTAGACAGCTCATGCGAGGACTACGGACCAAAAGAGGAGGTAAGTGTACAGTAAAGGTGGTGATGAACCACTGATGATATGACAGTACAGTTCAGTGATTTCAGTTCAGAGTTTGGTGCAGTCCAATAGTCCAATCATAAACTGTAAAAAGAGTTAAAAAAGTCTAATGCACTACTCTTAAATACTTGAAAAATACTTAAATACTTTTGTATTCCCTCCTGTGTGTAATAATTTATGGTTTGGTTCATTCAATTTTTTCCCCTAGCTAATGAATGCACAGTTGGCAACATCACCCGTGTCACCATAAGCGATGACGCCTTCCCATTTGGATATGACGCCACGCAGTTCGGTCACTGTTTAAGTGCTCAGGTTGTAAAGGAAAACCTTGCTAGCCTGACTGAGAAAGTGGACGTGGATGAATTCCAGAGAGTCATCTTGGACAGACTGGATGAGGTAGCTATCACAAAGCGATCGAGGGAGGCATGGCCTGATATTACAGATTACACTCATTACAGATGCTGGAGTTTGAGGTTATGCATTGTTTCAATTCTTACCTTTTTTGTAGGCATATCCATCAGGCCTACCGGATGAGCAGGTTCAGCTGCTTGGGTCGGTCTCTCGTGTGGCCACCACAACTGACCTGAGCAAATGGAACATCTCCTCACCCGACACCCTGGCTGCGCTGATGAACTCAGACGACGGCGAGTGGGAACCCGACATGGTGAGGAAAAAAACCTTTAAAACTCACAAGGGATGTTTTCCCTCTATTAACAAAcatatgtgtgttgatgttgttttctttaaatgtaaattcatttgttgtttttttttttctttcagagcAAATTGATCGTGACAAAGTTCTTGAGTGGGTCCAACAGCCTTAACTCCTCTGAGCTGAACTTCCTGGGAGGCCCCAACCTTTGTGCACTGGACACCAGCACTCTGACAGACATCAGCTCAGACAGCATTAAGTAAGAATAAACATCAATCCAGATCTCTTGAAAAAACCTCTGCATCTGATAGCATTGCTAGTGAAGGTGAAGGTTAAATGGCCAGGGACTTCTGAAGTCAAGGAATGGATTTGCATCAATGATGATTTAAAAGGAAATTTTGGAGAGGATTGAAGGGCACAGAGGAGAGTAAATTGAATCGCATAGCTGAGGTAATCTATATGGCATGGAAAGATATGATGTTTATCAGAAAGCTAGGAGGGAAAAGCAAAGTCAAGATGACAGGTTGAAATAGAAAGGCTGATTTGAGAGAAGAGGCAGTTGAAGAAGCAATGGAAATGAGgagatgatgaacagagaggaAAGTCTCGGTGTACTGCAGGCTGAGGTGAAGAGTAGACAGGCTACGCTAAGGAGGGCAGAGCTCCTCaggggaagaaggaagaagtCTCTATTTACTCAAGACAAAATGGGAaatttgagagttgaaagaaagGACCTGGAGGTCAACGTACATACTGACAATAAGAAGCATGTGGAGGTCATGTTACCGGCAGAAATTCCTCCAGTTCCTCCAGGATCACCAATGGACGATGGCCTGTCCAAGTGGAAAGAGGTGCACGaagttgtgtgttgtgcaaggGCTACATCGGCTTCTGGCCCTAATTTTGGGGTATCTTATCGTCTCTATAAAAGTATCTATAGAAGCTTATTGTGATTATATGATAAAAAGGAACATTTCCGAAGATGTGGCATCAGGCAGGTGTTATTTTCATTCAGAAGGAGCAGAATTCCATGACCATAGGCCAATTTCGGCTTATCAGTCTTCTTAATATGGAGGGAAAGATCTTTTTTAATGTGGTAGCAAGGAGGTTGGTTTCCTATTTGAAGCCAAATAGCTTGATAGATATTTCTGTGCAGAAAGCAGGAATTCCAGGATTTACTGGATGTTTGGAACATCGTTGATTTGCCACATAGTCTCTTGTGGGAGGCGATCAGCCACTCTCAGGTCCCAGAGAGGATTTCAGCATTAGTCAAAgcatattttgaggatattTAGTTGTGCTTCAACACAAGAAACTACGCCATATCCTGGCAGCATTGGGAGATTGGCATCATGGCTTGGAACCACGTATGATCTCCCAACTCTGCAGAACCTCAGCTAGTGAATGGGTGAAGACGTAAGCTGCAATTTGTGAATAGGTGCTCTTTAAATCATATTCTGTCTGGGTGCAAAACCAGCTTGCCCTAGGGTAACTATACGAAGAGACATAATCAAGTTTTAAAATCATTGGTGTGTTTGAGAATGAACAAGTTGAGGTTAAGTCTTTGCCGGTTAATAACAAGGACAGTAGAATTTGTTTTGTTCAAGGAGCTGAAAACTGCATGTAACAGTGAGAGGTCTGGCCATTGTGGGATGTTCCCAACCAATAGCACTAGGAATTGAAcatgttttcctgtgtataactagaTTAAACTGCtaatactattactactgctgttATTATTGCTAACTCTTCCAACTATTAGTGTGGATCATTTGAACATATTTAGTCTACTACATCCATGATCGAACATTCATGTTTTAataattttgtttttgtcacaAAACAATAGAGGAGCAGACTCTTTGGATCTTTCAAACTGTACCACTGAGAAGAAGAAAGTGCTCTTTGAAACTGCCAGACAGGCATTCCCCGTTAACTTCCAAAACCGGGACAGTGATGATACACTGACATCCTACCAGCTCCTTGAGCCTTACCTGGGTAAACGTCTTCTTTTTAGTGAAATGTTGTACCTCATCATGGGTCAGTAATGCTGAGGCCATTCCATTCAAATCTTCACTGTtgttccttctttctttcttacccCTTGTTGCAGGAGGTGCCTCCATTGACGTCATCAGAGGGTTCTCTGCATGCAATGTCAGCATGGACATTGAAACCTTCATCGGTTTGGATGAACCTGTAGTCTTGGTGAGTAACCCACATTTATGATGCAGTCTATTCAACTGTATAACACAAAAACTGTTTAAGTTTTTTAATAACTATTGTTCCCTCCTCCAAATACCTTATACAGGACCTCACAGTCTCCGAGGTGTCCGGACTCCTCGGCAGTAACCTGCCTGACCTGGCCAGCTATGAGAATGAAACCGTTGTCCAGAACTGGATTTCCAGACAGTTCCAGTCTCAGCTTGACACTCTGGACTTGGGCCTAActggaggaagagcagaggccGCCACCACAGCCTCCAGTAACTCCACTGGAAACGCTACCACAGCTGCTACTCCCACTACTGTGACCACCGCCACCACTACTGTGACCACTGCGACCACTGCGACCACTACTGCATCTGCAGGTAAGATGCTGTGGAATGATAGAAAGTTATAATTCCCTGTTAATGTTTTATATCTGAATACTTTAACAAACACATTAGCATATTACCAGCTTGTCTTTTCTATCAGAGTGTGGCAATTTAACAAAGATATAAACATAAGTTTGATGTTTTAATAActtttttccactttttttttttagggaacAAAGGAAGCTCATATTCACTTCCCTTCATCTTCCTGATGCTGAATATGGCATTCATTAAAATTCAGATTGTATGATGATCCACTTGGGGGGAAAATGTAGGAACTTAAATATTTGCTTTATTTTAACGGTAATAATATTGAAAAGTAAAGGTTTCTATCTATTAATCTTGTGTTACTTGAAGTTActtttttagcttttttgtatTATGTATGCAGATTATACTATTAAAGTACATGTGTTAAAGTCCAagaagggttttttttttaacaaggaCTTCCGATACCTGGTATAAAATGAAGAAAGCACTGTATTCTCTATGTATGTATTATCCCAAAATAAGATGTTCCTTTTTTCCATTGTTTTATGCATTGGTGTTATTGTATGCTGGATTCATTGAGGACTTATCCGACCTCATCACTATTAAAAATCATCTATTTAACCATTTAAAAAGTGCTACATGACTGTTCTATTCAACTTATGTGTCCTACTCATTTGTATGCAACTTTATCGATCATGAAACTCCTAGGCAAGTAGTGTAGTGTGCCTCTAGTGCTGTGTGACAAACCATAAACAAATGGCAAGGTTTGTTGTGATGACTTGGGTGGCAATTAGGAAATAAAGAAAGACTAATGACGGGTTCCGgttatagtccaggcaaagaaactcattttggagccaaaaatagaactaATTGTAAAAataatttctatgaggtgtccagaacaacatactaaaagtcctaagaaatcctagttgaggaaatatgtttaattctcatcaatccgaaatgtgtgctaataatgccaggcaacaatacaccccaaaaatttgattttttttcctttactcctatcaaaatcaAACttcacacaatgaaagtacccgtGAAAAGTAaaatttttgtattacaagtttctttgaaaatgaactttaatatgcaaatgagctatacactaatcgaatatgcccaaaatacacccaaataggcttacattttctttactcctaccacaatacaactttacatagtaaaagtatacatgaaaagtaactttttatgcattacaagtttctttttaaatgaatttgaatatgcacatgagctccacacttattgaatatgtcctaatttgcataggcagaaacaccatacccctggcaggtactaccaagccaggcagttttcaggttagaggccagtctaaaagcagcattgccatcacccattggcTGTAGGATGATTGGAatattgggccgatgtatttgtcatacatttcAATGGTGtctatgcaaattaggacatattcaataagtgtacTTGTAGGAGATACACTTGCACATGAAAAGACATGTGACTGTATCTTTTATGAAATAAATTAGGAAAAATAGAGCACTAGGCGAGCAACACATgtaatagtccaggcaaaatagcgttttacgacagactaattgtaaaataatttttttcagcatagatcatttctatgaggtgtccagaacaacatactaaaagtcctaagaaatcctagttgaggaaatatgtttaattctcatcaatctgagatgtgtgctaataatgcatggcaaaaatacacctcaaaaatgtaatttttttcctttactcctatcaaaatgaaactttacacaatgaaagtacccatgaaaagtaaaacaatttgtattacaagtttcttttgaaattaatttgtatatgcaaatgagctatacactaatcgaatatgcccaaaatacatccaaataggcttatttttttcctttactcctaccacaataaaactttacatagtaaaagtatacatgaaaagtaactttttttgtattacaagtttcttttgaaattaatttgagtatgcacatgagctccacacttattgaatatgtccataggcagaaacaccttcatatgtataacaccttcatatgtatgacaaatacatacacatcggcccaatcttcatccaatcatcctactgccaatgggagatggcaatgctgcttttagactggcctctaacctgaaaactgcctggcttggtagtacctgccaggggtatggtgtttctgcctatgcaattaggacatattcaataagtgtgatgctcatgtgcatatttaaattcatttaaaaagaaacttgtaatacaaaaaaagttacttttcatgtatacttttactatgtaaagttttattgtggtaggagtaaagggggaaaaaaagcctatttggatgtattttgggcatattcgattagtgtatagctcatttgcatattaaaattcattttcaaagaaacttgtaatacaaaaaatgttacttttcatgggtactttcattgtctaaagtttcattttgataggagtaaaggaaaaaaattacatttttgaggtgtatttttgccatgcattattagcacacatatcagattgatgagaattaaacatatttcctcaactaggatttcttaggacttttagtatgttgttctggacacctcatagaaatgatctatgctgaaaaaaaatattttacaattaattctattattggctccaaaaagggttaatttgcctggcctataaAGGCAATCACATGCCACTGCTTTTCATTTCAGAATTCCGCAGTCTTTTAATCAGTGCTGCcttttaattataatttttttaattcgGAAGTTATgcctttataaaataaataaatgtatctaCAGTTCGTGTCCACATTAATTGCAGGTATATATTTGTTTAGGCCTATTCAATATCTTCATCATTCAACGAGGGAGTGACTTGTGATATGCAAGTAGCTATTTGCTTAATTCACCCTGGGAATATTTTGAAGCCCTGCAAGCACTTTTATTCTGAAGATACTGTGTTTATCACGTTTTGGAAGGAAAAGGAAATCGCGTCATATATCTGCCATATCTGATAGTCGACGCGGGAAAATGAGATGGCTCTGCCTAATAAAGGTACGGTGGAGAAAACACGTAGCCCTCCTGTGAAGGTGCTTTCTGGCCAGCTTCGCGATGCTAAAAGTCGCATCACTGGACCAAATGGGAAGGCCGAA
This window encodes:
- the LOC122131964 gene encoding mesothelin-like protein, which produces MPENVFEYSSNCELIQQGIRDTTISRPNVEVLGNMACILDRPYIQNSDPEIIEKMKNCNDFSDAQSSAMQTVLIQGNTKYGPPSRWRRKTLNDLGILPLYFSHDFWRRFNRRTQRNFLKKFLRSLRRRKTQKRKMKRLFRQLMRGLRTKRGANECTVGNITRVTISDDAFPFGYDATQFGHCLSAQVVKENLASLTEKVDVDEFQRVILDRLDEAYPSGLPDEQVQLLGSVSRVATTTDLSKWNISSPDTLAALMNSDDGEWEPDMSKLIVTKFLSGSNSLNSSELNFLGGPNLCALDTSTLTDISSDSIKGADSLDLSNCTTEKKKVLFETARQAFPVNFQNRDSDDTLTSYQLLEPYLGGASIDVIRGFSACNVSMDIETFIGLDEPVVLDLTVSEVSGLLGSNLPDLASYENETVVQNWISRQFQSQLDTLDLGLTGGRAEAATTASSNSTGNATTAATPTTVTTATTTVTTATTATTTASAGNKGSSYSLPFIFLMLNMAFIKIQIV